A single window of Corythoichthys intestinalis isolate RoL2023-P3 chromosome 21, ASM3026506v1, whole genome shotgun sequence DNA harbors:
- the LOC130909860 gene encoding bone morphogenetic protein 2-like translates to MSKGTVRIWLVVALQLRCVTVLPAGPAETRADVDADPDRKLTDKFGALFKLKDQLRGASVAPHKKAPQFMLDLFNAVSVSRGTSKSQKEILEGNVVRSFEDKGHYGENFHYFNLSSFGREEMMIKAEFRWFRKKQKHILGKSYRPHFYKVDLYEVLDSQVKPWRGNLITSRLVPLYTQGWEVFNVTQTVSKWLRNSQDNNGILVVTTLPSGTWMDSVFTSSKLHGEPADTNAYLVIFSDDGRTGASNQSFFGPARPSSTASELHNHPTRRRRGAPGLLPRGHSRSCQRVPLFVDFEEIGWSGWIISPRGYNAYHCKGSCPFPLGGNLRATNHATVRSIMHALKLSADEVEMPCCVPDKLQPISLLYFDDEENVVLKQYDDMVALSCGCH, encoded by the exons ATGTCAAAAGGAACTGTGCGCATCTGGCTTGTCGTCGCCCTCCAGCTGCGCTGCGTCACAGTCCTCCCGGCTGGCCCTGCGGAGACCCGGGCGGACGTTGACGCGGACCCCGACAGGAAGTTGACTGACAAGTTCGGCGCCTTGTTCAAGTTGAAGGATCAACTCAGAGGCGCGTCGGTAGCCCCGCACAAGAAGGCGCCGCAGTTCATGCTGGATCTGTTTAACGCAGTTTCTGTATCACGCGGGACGAGCAAAAGTCAGAAGGAGATTCTGGAAGGAAATGTTGTCAGGAGCTTCGAAGATAAAG GTCATTATGGAGAAAACTTTCACTATTTCAACCTGTCCTCCTTTGGAAGAGAAGAGATGATGATTAAAGCTGAATTCCGCTGGTTTCGAAAGAAACAGAAGCATATCCTGGGAAAGTCATATCGGCCTCATTTCTATAAG GTGGATTTGTATGAAGTGTTAGATAGTCAAGTAAAGCCTTGGCGTGGAAACCTTATCACCTCCAGACTCGTTCCTCTATACACACAAGGATGGGAAGTGTTTAATGTTACACAAACG GTGTCTAAGTGGCTCCGCAATAGCCAGGATAATAACGGCATCCTGGTGGTAACTACGCTGCCGTCTGGGACTTGGATGGACTCAGTGTTTACGTCATCCAAGCTGCACGGGGAGCCAGCAGACACTAACGCCTACTTGGTTATATTCTCTGATGATGGGAGGACTGGAGCATCAAACCAGTCATTCTTTG GACCAGCCCGCCCTTCATCAACTGCTTCTGAACTCCACAAccaccccacccgaaggcggcgcGGTGCCCCAGGGCTCTTACCCCGAGGCCATTCCCGGTCCTGTCAGAGGGTCCCCCTTTTTGTAGACTTCGAGGAGATCGGTTGGTCAGGCTGGATCATCTCGCCGCGGGGGTACAATGCTTACCATTGTAAAGGCTCCTGTCCTTTCCCGTTGGGGGGCAACCTTCGAGCCACCAACCACGCCACGGTGCGCTCCATCATGCACGCGCTCAAGCTGTCTGCAGACGAAGTTGAAATGCCCTGCTGTGTACCTGATAAACTCCAGCCAATCAGTTTGTTATATTTTGATGATGAAGAGAATGTGGTGTTGAAACAGTATGACGACATGGTGGCGTTAAGCTGCGGCTGCCATTAA
- the LOC130909162 gene encoding uncharacterized protein LOC130909162: MAQNRKKAVDIMGCVEKRHVGHRAGNMLHHRFPNGFTDLLMDETDREVSTLTDRAFRSLCVGDDAVYNDEFLYGYSPFNCHKPLAGDPLKKVHQKESKRQRKNEKEKNIANMSSFLTALSTTGENCDGMLIKNGGMADSNGESWDKSALRSIQKELSEFSSDYNTNLTGGHYQKHPLHQSGFGSSSKTGKGLSSGKSSKIKNGKSTVKLKKLNIKNFFLHSEFSPFQTWGGMNQFCFSHENTSILSTDIVPKWYDLPFYKELTEAHMKDTLNTEKILKEAGEPPPPPAALPAPPPLPPPPPPPPVAPKPVTSTSPPKVLPKPSVTQPQKRCSTDVTDGSTVPWRQTNISAKTALPHKQEPQDKTSKAKTDKNVPLIPIVTKSLEVKAVEEVSPLSSTPFSICQLMTPVIPSRQPTETSEILSAVLSPSVSDHPHRPHSEAKLTPEPSAKRDGYKSLASSILFNLKDNRKRVKSRYSPTKFKTLETTGSDTQSPLSETVKQQNNSEVDTSGLNTPAILKEGQTVDSPVLECANPTTTGLKEHVVTRSQSDDYLLSNLLQNKKEAVTNGNLPEENANTRIMHPKRNKSHIAKTQNYPSLNLYKKASSPVSIDELSLVNPELSSDINLGHSPGFRAPDHDQDVHPTSETIEKEQPNIPKRTKMPVKSSKVNHGDVKGQAKSTYDVIRAAKDAINATKTKALHANESDNTNQPMSEKEELNDKDDMLESSKDIIENRIVAENNLIRRDSKNNAIEKKEPPPVPKKNFTKPEIEHALEKTKPHGTDKRSNCDLGEISLDSENKLKHIFSDTLNNYIKCQRYSVTDEELGGVECDEKVNLRIEKDAGRNSEHIIHDLHALKELERARLCDRENKTGIPNIDKEARAKNDLISKELRNIKKGMLSMRGNTSAKREIFAKKEKQLNKQDIPMNTGGNVMINKALVNDNYDKAKLALEEIILSRQMTREIAGNVTDESNRSKVHESKTTLKESIIKTKDENYVTEKDKDLRERLGDLIDHKHMRHILSQTEPRQGETQRSDGRTAAVPGMSKVDNDFTSTTTLDLKHANDRLIDSPSHWSENVLNLKQLSENGSERGICEKLLDTPYVPPRSKKVGNRRNVSNGDEEECSKRDDTHDVEEEINIVQNLTNTKGALSVTGSDETSNAVTHEPYLPSKQNNSVKRYSLLSEIKTDMETVKTPEEDATNIKVETSLKPESSTICVQTVLENIPKDKGDMDAEALQRTLISPELLINGVSVDDHTSMSSKSSYFSVESPPHRNLDSNLYHSLENLDKVGQHSIGDGVLGPKKKDSGKPETEYYSFGHVEGELEIVKQQVKSEEEKDNLKDRRQSIAECPSPSQGEDIQTPMSPSNMFSPTLDVPALFKIKDNTFSHKLKKTIQPWTPRGLMNSEKEDFNENPEPPSANETSPSGLGEIFKPKEILSNISPSPQFPPLVQQKEKSNNANEGEPSARREENDSFPVVSLRAEGVETLAKTPAEPDISKVPSERSGSTCSWNDSQSGNTKPPAILPKSERAVLKAMKLTNRRMKKEEAKKSNSTGTKNDKSESINNDRRNHREDQKHIGNTNNQVVVKDAERHRKNVEISHRTRRSKPDSVQSNHLTDGIATERGRSSSRQPREKPEQRHYSSERLISNVPVYKTHVAEKQVPSTRSQSIDRFLGNRVGRRSSTGTSVNESLDPRSTRIEKSMIDEFQQRGRAREKISREKPLRRSQSIDPHCLQTPQRLSLSRQSSNTSHLSRQSSIEHPIVTQSIPMTQRKLLQDPDSGQYYFVDMPVQVKTKTFFDPETGSYVQLPVQPPDGAVLKASTMEVLSAPMVVYHGFVPVPLSPMAQNTNIQVPHMEQDELRHLDMSRKIHYKDGHPYLEPVYGQHEHMLGEFVGTEEVDCPS; encoded by the coding sequence ATGGCGCAAAACCGGAAGAAAGCTGTTGACATAATGGGCTGCGTGGAAAAGCGTCACGTGGGCCACCGTGCAGGCAACATGCTCCACCATCGTTTCCCGAATGGCTTCACTGACCTACTTATGGACGAGACAGACCGTGAGGTCAGCACTCTCACCGACCGAGCCTTCCGGAGTCTCTGCGTTGGAGATGACGCCGTTTACAACGACGAATTCTTGTATGGATACTCACCTTTCAACTGTCATAAACCGTTGGCAGGGGACCCACTTAAAAAAGTTCACCAAAAGGAGTCTAAAAGGCAgaggaaaaatgaaaaagagaAGAACATTGCTAACATGTCATCGTTTCTCACAGCGTTAAGCACGACTGGGGAGAACTGTGATGGAATGCTCATAAAAAATGGCGGGATGGCAGACTCCAACGGGGAGTCATGGGATAAATCTGCGCTCCGCAGCATTCAAAAAGAACTGTCAGAATTCTCTTCAGATTACAACACCAATCTGACAGGTGGACATTACCAGAAACATCCTTTGCATCAGTCTGGGTTTGGTTCCTCAAGCAAGACTGGCAAAGGACTATCTTCTGGAAAATCATCCAAGATTAAAAATGGCAAATCCACGGTCAAACTAAAGAAGCTGAacatcaaaaactttttccttcACAGTGAATTCAGTCCTTTCCAGACATGGGGAGGTATGAACCAGTTCTGCTTTAGTCATGAGAACACGTCTATTCTTTCCACAGATATTGTACCGAAATGGTATGACCTACCATTTTACAAGGAGTTAACAGAGGCTCATATGAAAGATACTCTAAATACAGAAAAGATACTGAAAGAAGCAGGTGAGCCCCCACCTCCTCCTGCTGCCCTTCCTGCGCCTCCACCTCTgccacctcctcctcctccgccGCCTGTTGCCCCTAAACCTGTCACTTCCACTTCACCACCCAAGGTCCTGCCAAAGCCCTCTGTCACACAGCCTCAAAAACGCTGCTCTACAGATGTAACCGATGGAAGTACTGTCCCCTGGAGGCAGACAAATATAAGTGCAAAAACTGCACTTCCACATAAGCAAGAGCCCCAGGACAAGACCTCAAAagcaaaaacagacaaaaatgtTCCATTGATCCCAATAGTCACAAAGTCTTTAGAAGTGAAAGCGGTTGAAGAGGTTAGTCCCTTGTCCTCAACTCCATTCAGCATCTGCCAGCTGATGACTCCAGTCATTCCCTCCAGACAACCTACAGAAACATCGGAAATTCTCTCAGCTGTCCTTTCACCCTCTGTGTCAGACCATCCTCACAGACCTCACTCGGAGGCAAAACTGACACCCGAACCTTCTGCCAAGAGGGATGGCTACAAATCTCTTGCGTCTAGCATCCTTTTCAACCTCAAAGACAACAGGAAAAGAGTCAAAAGTCGGTACAGTCCAACTAAATTCAAAACCTTAGAGACAACTGGAAGTGACACGCAGTCTCCATTATCAGAGACtgttaaacaacaaaataactcaGAAGTTGACACATCTGGTTTAAACACCCCTGCTATTTTAAAAGAAGGTCAGACAGTAGACAGTCCAGTTTTAGAGTGTGCTAACCCCACCACTACGGGCCTTAAAGAGCATGTAGTTACTAGGTCACAGTCTGATGATTATTTGCTATCCAATCTGTTACAAAACAAAAAGGAAGCTGTCACGAATGGGAATCTACCCGAAGAGAATGCAAACACCAGAATCATGCACCCCAAAAGGAACAAAAGCCATATTGCTAAAACGCAAAATTATCCATCACTTAATCTGTACAAAAAAGCCAGCTCTCCCGTATCCATAGATGAACTTTCACTTGTGAATCCAGAGCTTTCATCTGACATCAATCTTGGACATTCACCTGGATTCAGAGCGCCAGATCATGATCAGGATGTGCATCCGACAAGTGAAACAATCGAGAAAGAGCAACCAAATATACCGAAGAGAACAAAAATGCCTGTGAAATCCTCAAAAGTAAATCATGGAGATGTAAAAGGCCAAGCTAAGAGCACATACGATGTCATCAGGGCCGCAAAAGATGCAATTAATGCAACAAAAACTAAAGCATTACATGCAAATGAGTCTGATAACACCAATCAACCCATGTCAGAAAAAGAAGAATTAAATGACAAAGATGATATGCTTGAGAGCTCTAAAGACATTATTGAGAACAGAATAGTGGCAGAAAATAATCTAATCAGACGCGACTCAAAAAATAACGCTATAGAAAAGAAAGAACCCCCACCAGTTCCAAAGAAAAACTTCACCAAACCTGAAATTGAACATGCACTGGAAAAAACGAAACCGCATGGCACGGATAAACGTTCCAACTGTGATTTGGGCGAAATTAGTCTAGATAGTGAAAACAAGTTAAAGCACATATTCTCCGACACGCTGAACAATTATATCAAATGCCAGAGGTATTCCGTAACAGACGAGGAACTAGGAGGTGTTGAATGTGATGAGAAGGTGAATTTGAGAATCGAAAAGGATGCTGGGAGAAACAGTGAACACATCATTCACGACTTGCATGCTTTAAAAGAACTTGAGAGGGCCCGCCTTTGTGATCGGGAAAACAAAACAGGCATTCCCAATATAGACAAGGAGGCCAGAGCCAAGAATGATTTGATCTCCAAGGAGTTAAGGAACATTAAGAAGGGAATGCTGTCCATGAGAGGGAACACTTCGGCAAAGAGGGAAATATTTGCTAAAAAAGAGAAGCAGCTGAATAAGCAGGATATTCCTATGAACACCGGAGGCAATGTCATGATAAATAAAGCACTTGTGAATGATAATTATGACAAGGCCAAATTGGCACTGGAGGAGATCATTTTGAGTAGGCAGATGACAAGAGAAATTGCAGGAAATGTTACAGATGAAAGTAATAGATCAAAGGTACACGAAAGTAAAACCACGTTGAAAGAATCAATTATTAAAACTAAAGATGAAAATTATGTGACAGAAAAAGACAAAGATCTAAGAGAAAGGTTAGGGGATTTGATAGACCATAAGCACATGAGACATATCCTCTCCCAGACTGAACCCAGACAGGGTGAGACCCAGAGATCAGACGGCAGAACGGCAGCTGTGCCTGGCATGAGCAAAGTTGATAATGACTTCACTTCGACCACCACGTTAGACCTCAAGCATGCCAATGATAGACTAATTGACAGTCCCAGTCATTGGTCTGAAAATGTTCTAAATTTAAAGCAGTTATCTGAAAACGGATCTGAGAGAGGAATTTGTGAGAAACTGTTAGATACACCCTATGTTCCTCCTCGGAGTAAAAAAGTAGGAAACAGAAGAAATGTGAGTAATGGAGATGAGGAAGAGTGCTCTAAAAGAGATGATACACATGATGTAGAAGAAGAGATAAACATAGTACAAAATTTAACAAACACAAAAGGTGCGTTGTCAGTCACCGGCAGTGATGAAACAAGCAATGCAGTTACCCATGAGCCGTACTTGCCTTCCAAGCAAAACAACAGTGTAAAACGCTATTCTTTGTTATCAGAAATAAAAACAGATATGGAGACAGTCAAGACTCCCGAAGAAGATGCCACAAACATCAAAGTTGAGACCTCTTTAAAACCAGAGAGTTCAACTATTTGTGTCCAGACAGTTCTTGAAAACATACCCAAAGACAAGGGTGATATGGATGCAGAGGCGCTCCAGAGAACTTTAATATCACCTGAACTGCTTATAAATGGGGTTAGTGTTGATGATCACACTAGCATGTCCTCCAAATCCTCATACTTCTCTGTAGAAAGCCCTCCACATAGGAATCTTGACTCAAATTTGTATCACTCTTTGGAGAACCTTGATAAGGTTGGGCAACACAGCATAGGAGATGGCGTTCTTGGACCCAAGAAAAAGGATTCTGGAAAGCCAGAAACGGAATATTACTCATTTGGTCATGTGGAAGGTGAGCTGGAGATTGTGAAGCAACAAGTAAAGTCTGAAGAAGAGAAAGACAACCTCAAGGACCGCAGACAAAGTATTGCTGAATGTCCTAGTCCATCCCAAGGTGAAGATATCCAAACACCGATGTCACCATCAAACATGTTCTCTCCAACTTTGGATGTCCCTGCCTTATTTAAAATCAAAGACAATACTTTCAGTCATAAGCTGAAGAAAACTATACAGCCTTGGACGCCACGGGGACTAATGAACTCAGAGAAGGAGGACTTCAATGAAAATCCAGAGCCACCATCAGCAAATGAAACATCTCCCTCAGGTCTAGGTGAAATCTTCAAGCCTAAAGAGATTTTGTCAAACATCTCACCATCGCCACAGTTCCCTCCATTGGTTCAACAAAAGGAGAAGTCAAATAATGCCAATGAGGGAGAACCGTCTGCCCGTCGAGAGGAGAATGACAGTTTTCCTGTAGTAAGTCTCAGAGCCGAAGGAGTAGAGACTTTAGCAAAAACACCGGCAGAGCCAGACATATCAAAGGTTCCCAGCGAACGCTCTGGGTCCACCTGCAGTTGGAATGACAGTCAGTCAGGGAACACTAAACCTCCAGCCATTTTACCCAAATCAGAGCGGGCAGTTCTCAAAGCTATGAAACTGACAAACCGACGAATGAAGAAGGAAGAGGCAAAGAAATCAAATTCAACCGGAACGAAGAATGACAAATCtgagtcgataaacaacgacagAAGAAATCACAGAGAAGATCAGAAACATATTGGAAACACTAACAATCAAGTTGTCGTCAAAGATGCGGAACGTCATCGGAAAAATGTGGAAATAAGCCATAGGACAAGAAGATCAAAACCTGATTCAGTACAAAGTAACCACCTCACTGATGGAATTGCAACCGAACGAGGCCGAAGTAGTAGCAGACAACCTCGAGAAAAACCAGAACAAAGACACTACAGCAGTGAACGACTCATTAGTAACGTGCCCGTATATAAGACACACGTTGCTGAGAAGCAAGTTCCCAGCACTCGCTCGCAAAGCATCGACAGATTCTTAGGGAACAGAGTAGGGCGCAGGTCTAGCACTGGCACATCTGTCAATGAAAGTCTTGACCCGAGAAGTACGCGCATAGAAAAATCCATGATAGATGAGTTTCAACAGCGAGGCCGAGCCAGAGAAAAGATTAGCCGAGAGAAACCGCTGCGAAGGAGTCAAAGCATCGACCCACACTGCTTGCAGACTCCACAGCGGCTCAGCTTGTCCCGTCAGTCCAGCAACACCAGCCATCTTTCTCGGCAGTCCAGCATCGAACACCCCATTGTCACACAGTCAATCCCAATGACCCAGAGAAAGCTACTTCAGGATCCAGATTCCGGACAGTATTATTTTGTAGACATGCCTGTCCAggtcaaaacaaaaactttctTCGATCCTGAGACGGGAAGCTACGTGCAGCTGCCAGTCCAGCCCCCAGATGGCGCTGTTCTTAAAGCATCCACAATGGAAGTTTTGTCTGCGCCAATGGTGGTTTACCATGGATTTGTCCCAGTGCCATTGTCCCCCATGGCCCAGAACACTAACATTCAAGTACCTCACATGGAGCAAGACGAACTACGGCACTTGGACATGTCACGCAAGATTCATTACAAGGACGGGCATCCTTATTTAGAGCCGGTCTATGGGCAGCATGAACACATGTTGGGCGAGTTCGTGGGCACTGAAGAAGTGGACTGTCCCAGCTGA